Proteins found in one bacterium genomic segment:
- the tolB gene encoding Tol-Pal system beta propeller repeat protein TolB — protein sequence MKSILRIVLFFIVFSPLVSRSQEKPIDLGTILSPDFKPHPVLIARSHLDSPDARAAADELESTLAADLDYSGLFEIVDNSSYPAFTGSVNLAPWKTSRAKYIALLKVGATTAQISVEARFYDLQSESLIVGKVYKWDRKFIRQIAHRFGDEILYRLWGVRGIFTSKIAFSSDRGGSATREIWLMDYDGYNQKQITVSKAINLSPELSPDGKKVVYTTYRIAMEGSGQILVVYSIYDAKKYTFFSKGTLNSAPAWSPDGGRIAFTSNINGNAEIYVANANGGNPQQVTFHRGIDTSPAWNPASGQIAFTSDRSGNPMIYIMNNDGTNERRLTFVGEYNESAAWSPNGSKLAYVSRSGNIFDIYVVEMDTSVVTRLTQSERSNENPCWSPDSRHIAFASNRTGKYQIWSMLYDGTKLRQLTRDGNNTSPSWAAGE from the coding sequence ATGAAATCAATACTTCGAATCGTTCTTTTTTTTATTGTGTTTTCTCCGCTAGTTTCGCGCTCGCAAGAAAAACCAATCGATCTTGGTACCATCCTTAGTCCTGACTTCAAACCGCATCCCGTTCTGATTGCGCGCTCCCATTTAGATTCACCGGACGCAAGAGCCGCGGCAGATGAGCTGGAAAGCACGCTGGCAGCGGATTTGGACTACTCCGGACTCTTTGAAATTGTAGATAACTCGTCTTATCCGGCATTCACCGGAAGCGTTAATCTTGCGCCTTGGAAAACTTCGCGTGCAAAATACATTGCGCTGTTGAAGGTTGGAGCGACAACAGCGCAGATCAGTGTTGAAGCGCGTTTTTATGATTTGCAATCCGAGAGTTTGATTGTGGGAAAGGTTTACAAATGGGATCGCAAATTTATCCGCCAGATTGCTCACCGGTTCGGAGATGAAATCCTTTACCGGTTGTGGGGAGTGCGCGGAATTTTTACTTCCAAAATCGCATTTTCTTCGGATCGTGGGGGAAGCGCCACACGAGAAATCTGGCTCATGGATTATGACGGTTACAACCAGAAACAGATTACCGTAAGTAAAGCGATCAATCTTTCACCGGAGCTTTCCCCTGATGGAAAAAAGGTCGTTTACACCACCTATCGAATTGCAATGGAAGGGAGCGGGCAGATCCTCGTGGTCTATTCCATTTATGATGCGAAAAAGTACACCTTTTTCTCCAAGGGAACTTTAAACTCGGCTCCTGCCTGGTCGCCCGACGGTGGACGGATTGCGTTTACGTCCAATATCAACGGAAATGCCGAGATTTATGTGGCAAACGCCAATGGCGGAAACCCGCAACAGGTCACGTTTCACAGGGGAATCGACACATCTCCGGCGTGGAATCCGGCCAGCGGACAAATCGCTTTTACGTCGGACCGCAGCGGCAATCCCATGATTTACATCATGAATAATGATGGAACCAACGAGCGACGGCTTACCTTCGTCGGGGAATATAATGAATCCGCGGCCTGGTCTCCAAACGGATCAAAGCTTGCATATGTTTCGCGTTCAGGTAATATTTTTGATATATATGTCGTTGAGATGGATACCAGTGTGGTGACACGGTTGACCCAGAGTGAACGAAGCAACGAGAATCCATGCTGGTCTCCTGATAGCAGACATATTGCATTCGCATCAAACCGAACCGGGAAGTACCAGATCTGGTCGATGTTGTATGATGGTACCAAGCTCCGTCAATTGACGCGAGATGGTAATAACACCAGTCCCTCCTGGGCTGCAGGAGAATAA